ACCCCAGCTCAGAACACACCTTGGAGGCCCCAGGATGTGTCTGTACCTGCGCACATCCGGCAGCGGGTGGAAAAGCCACCAGCGGGACGTGGCAGGTGCGGCGGACAGGTGTgccggccgcgccccgccccggcctccacgccacgcccccCCCGCCGCAGCACCACGCCCCGTGCCACGCCCCCAGCCGCCGCGCCGTGCCTGCGTCACGCCCCCAGCAACAAGCCACGCCCACTGTCACGCCCCATCCGCCACACCACGCCCTCCGCCACGCCCCTAGCCGGCGCACCACGCCTTCTACCACTCCCCCCAGTCTGTCACGACCCCTTCGGGGGCGGGGCTGCTTCCGGGTGGGGGCGGCCGTTGACTGGGTGAGCGCGGCGCCGCCCGGGGCGGAGGCCGGCCGCTGTGGGGCTCGCCCTGagccgggacccccccccccccagcctccctcccgggGATCATGGAACCGCGCCCTCCCCGGCCGCCACCGCGCCCGCGCCACGCTCCCCTCCACGGTCCCCATGTCTGGATCTGACGGAGCCGGGCAGCCATGAGCGCCAACCCCCAGTGGGACGTCAGCAGGGCGCTGGGGGTGGCCCGGCTCTTCCACCTGGTGTGCGGGGTCCGGGACGCCTGCGTGACCCCGTTTTTGACGCTGTACCTGCGGCAGCTGGGCCTGGCCGCGCCCTGGGTGGGCATCCTCATGGGGACCAAGCACCTGGTGGCGGCCTGCTGGGCTCCCTTGTGCACCTTCCTGGCCAGGAGCTACCAGAAGCGGCGGATGCTTCTGATCGGCTCGCTGCTGGGCTCGGCGGGGGCCAGCCTGCTCATGGTGCTGGTCCCCGCCCTGGATGGACACCTGAGGGAGCGCCCTTGCAACGGGAGCGACAGCGTGCCCGCCACGGCCCTGCCTCGGGGGGCCGCGATCCCTGGGAACACGACCTCCGCCCGAGAGTGGAGCTCGAGCCCGCCAGTCGGGGCGCTCGGCCTTCCCGCCCGGAGGAGGAGGGACGCCCCCGAGGCACCTGGCCTGGGAAACGGACCCCGCGAAGACCGCGGAGCACGTCCGAGTGGCCTCCGGGGCCGCTGGGTGGGCCCGATTGAAGAAGCCAGGACTTCGACCCAAGTTCCCGGGTCTCGTACTTCTGAAGTAAGAGACGACGCTTGGGAGAGCGCCCTGGAGGTGGTGAATTCCGCCCTCGCCCTGCTTCCCTTGGGGACAGTGCCAGAAAATCCAGCCAACTTGTCAGAGGTCGAGGAGGAAGCCCAGGCCCTCGGCCTCTCCCTGGAAGGGTTGCGGTGGACTTTCACCCTCTCCCTGGGGTTCGTGGTGTTTTGGGAACTGCTCACCGCCCCTCTGGAGCAGGTGGCAGATGACAGCCTTTATGAATACTTAGATTTCGTGGATGCCACCGACCGCTACCGACACTTGTGGATCTGGAGGTTGCTGGGCatgtcagcaggtgtgtgtgGCATCACCGCCTTGGTGGGGCAACTGGACTGCCTCCCCATGACCAACGGCCCGCGGGGAGTGGTCCACTTCTACAGCTACTCCCTGGTCAGTATCCTGGCCTCGTTGGTGAGCATCGCCTTCCCTGTCCCCATCTCCAGGCGGCCGGAACCCAGCTACAAAACCATCAAAGCCCTGTCTGTCATAGGAGGCGACCCCCGCCTCGTGCTCCTGGCTCTGACCGTCTTTTTCATAGGAGCTGTGGCCAGCACGGTGCAGAACTTCCTATTCTGGCACATGAAAGACCACGGCAGCAGTGAGCTGATCATGGGGTTTTCTGTGGCCCTCAGCTTGCTGGGGGAGCTCCTGCTCCATCCATTCAAAACGGTGTTGCTCAAGAAACTGTCCCGGGTGGGCGTGgtcgggctggggctgggctgcctGGCTGCGCAGTTGCTTTACTACTCTTTCCTCTGGAGCTGGTGGTCCGTCCTGCCCGTGCAGGTCCTCGGGGCCATCAGCAGCGGGGCGCTGTGGTGGGGCGTGGCGGCCTCCATAGAGGAAGGAGCCACCCCAGGCACCGAGAGACCTCTGGGCACCATGTTCCAGGGCCACTTTTACGGAGGTGGCTGCAGTCTGGGCAGCTTTGTAGGGGGGTTCGTGGTGATGCGATTCAACCTGGTTGTGCTGTACCGGTCCTGCTGTGTGGTCCTtgtgctctggctggccttgttCCTGTCCATCCAACCCAGGCTGCCCAAAGGGCAGAAGATCAACTACTCGAAGCTGTTGGCTGTGGAGGGAAGCGACACCAGCGACTCTGAGCAGGGGTCTGAGCGGGACTGGCTCGTGAGGGCCATGAAGGAGGAGCATTGCGGCTGGAAGGGCTGAATGgggcacagcacacacagcacatgcaCCTGGGAAGGCTCTAAGGGATTGGACAGAACTCGGTCCAATCAGGAGCCAGGATCTACAAAGGATGGCATCCCTCCCCAGCCACTGGGAGCCTTGGGGAGGAGAAGCCTGAGTATGCCTGAGGCCCAACAGGATCATCTCATTATATGATTTTcttttgaagtaaaaaaaaaaaaaaaaaaaaaaagaagatttgaCTCTTTTCTGCcattcaatcttttttttaaaaaaataacaatggaGAATAATACATTTGGTTTAAAAACTCCTTTGCATTCACTTCCTTTTGAGGAGATCTGGGAAGGCCTTAACTGCAGTGGTTAGTGTGATATTCGGTCCCAGGAATAGCTATAGTGAGGGCATGAAATTGGCAGCTTCAGAAAGGCAAGGGGGTTCTGCAAAATGCAGTAGGCAGAGGGGGAGCTGGCTTGGATGAGACATGGGTGTCCCCAGGGGTCATAAAAGTGGAGGCCCAGCCAGATGCTGGCGGCTCAAAGCTtcaaggtactcaggaggctgagatctgaggataacagtttgaagccagctgaggcagaaaaatctacaagactgtgatcttcagttaaccatcaaaaagccaaaagtggagctgtggttcaagtggtagagcatcagctttgaggggaaaaaaagccaagcaagagcacaaggccctgagttcaagcccaataccagcacaagaaaaatcaaaacagaggAGGTAGCCTGTTCTATAAATGCTCAGCTAGGACAGGTGATAATGGCACTGAACACTGACCCTTCCCCAACACACAACACGCACACATTATATACTCTTACTAGAGAAAATGATGGAGCATGTACTGTGTGCTGGGAACACAGGGTGGTTGACaagtctcattctttctctcaaaTGTGTATGTTGGTTCCCCTGGCCCTTTATTTCAGAGGCCAGTGTGCAGTATCCCAGTTGTGCTACCtgagaatcaacaaaatgatCTGGATGTAGAAGCAGCCTCATTACATCAATGCAGCTGTGACTCTGAGCTAGAGAAAAGGAAGCAATACATGCACGTTCACTGGGAAGACATGTATTTAGGGTCTTTAGGAAGCTTTAGGTTACAAATAACTAATACAAAATGACTTTGCCTTTGGTATCCATTTGTCTTATCTAAGACATACAGGCCATGGCAGTCCAGGGCTCAAATGGGGGCTCACAGATGCCCGTGAGGACATAGAGTCCTTTCATTGCCAGACTGTCAGACAGCATGTAGGCCCCCCATATTTATACTCGGCTGCTGTACCTCCAGGCCTCTTGCGTATGTTCCAGGCAGAAAGCAAAGAGACAGTCAATAGGGTAATGGGAGAAACAGGATCAAGAAGACAGAAGCTTCCACAGAACTTCTTGGGTGATTTCTGTTAAAGTTATGTCACCTGCCCATCTCATTGCAGAAGAGACTGAAAAGCAGTCTTTTCAGCTGGTTGCAGTGACACCCCAAGCAAAATCAAGGTTATGTGAAGATCCAAGGGTGGATATTAGATCAAATAGGAACTCCTACAGCTATGTCAGCAATGAAGTTCATATCTAGATCTGCCTCATTCCAAAGCCTATGTTCCCTTTAGCCCAATAAACTGGCTTCCCCGCAGCTAGTGGGTGGCAGAGTTGAGTGGCACCAGGACccgaaattttaattaattgtcTGGAGCCAAGAATTtggtgaagagagagaaaaaatggaatGTTAATATTGGGTAGTATCTAGTGTTTATCATATAGCAGAGCGTACAATAATAccacaatacacacatatatgccctCCTGATCTACACTAAGAGGAACTGGTATAGGAGCTAAGGTAAGTATAACTAAGAAGAAgaatagaaggaaggaggggTCACTGCAATTTGCCTGTGTCTATAGCACAACTCCTGCATTCCCGTGAGCCATGGGAATGCCCAACTGTGGATGGCTCAATATCCTTTGGGACTGAGATGAGCAGGAGATGTGAGTGGTACTGAAGGAGGAGCTAAAGGGAAGAATGATTTAAGAGTCTATGTACTTGGTTACTAAGTGTTGGACTCACTCTGATCCCTAAGGAATGTGCTACTCTTTCTTGGGGAcctcaaaagcaaaacacagaGCCCTAGATTCATACAGCCAATAGCACCCAGGTGTGTGGCTCATACCCAAAgtccctactactcaggaggcagcgatctggaggattatggttcaatgcCTAGGCAAAAAGATCccatcttgacaaaaaaaaaaaaaaaagttaatggccCATCATGGTGCATACCTATCATCCCAAATAGACAGGCAGCAGAAGTAGAAGGGTCAAGGTCTAAATCAGTCACAGgcacaacacaaaacaacaaatacaagacctacctgaaaaataaacaaaaagtctgAGTGCTAGAGAGCCTGCTTAGCAACTGCAAggcattaagttaaaaaaatttttttaaagtcgtCTAGCtagacttacacacacacacacacacacacacacacacacacacacacacagtatcataTTGGAAGTATCTGAAAATTCTGTTTCCTGGGAACATTATCTGGAGGAGAAAATGGTGGTATCTCTGATTGTTTCAAAGttgataaaaatgtaaagaatggTTGATAACATGACTTTGTTTAAACAACGCCAGGCCTGCATCACCACACACACTTTGTGGCAGGGTTTCCAACATTATGGGGTTCTGAACCCTTCTAATAATCTAAAGATTGCCACAAATGTTCTCCCTTGATGCTTATCACATTTCATTGGTTGGGTTACAAATccccaaaacaacaataatagcaAAACACTTCCTAAGCTCAGATTAATGAAACAGATTGGCTTGCTTGAGACATCTTTTGGCCAAATGTCTTTGCAGTAGCCCCAAATTGTAAACTTTTTCCCTAATATTATCTTCCCTTGAGCCCAGTCAGTGATTTCACCATCACAaaactcccctcccccagtgcAATTCATTCTGCTGCTTTGTGTTCCTCCAGACTTTTGTCTTGTACCCAGTGATGCCTGGGGTGAGACAAACAGAAACCAAAGGCTGGGATGGAGAAGAGGTAGAAGTGAATGAAGGCCGGGGAAGGCAGcttcagtacacacacatacagagaaggCCAAACTGGCTATCAGAACAGCTCCACAGCCACAACCATTGGTTGCAGTCAAGCATGTGACATCGGAGTATGGACCAATGGAACTCCTCCTTGGAATATGGGTCCAAAGCTAGCCACCCGATTGGTTCAGATGTAACAGTGTGCACTGCATTTAATTACTATGATAAATTCTGGTTGGAAACAAAGCAGATGACAGAAAAGAAGGCCTAACCAGCAGTAGGTATACAGAATGATACAGGACAAGCTCCATAAGCATGTCAGCAAGTGAGAGGCAGATGAGTCCTGGGGGGCATGACGCAAACCTgcatagcaaaagaaacaaagattgaTTAGGTCAAAAAAACAGACTTAGAAGGCAATgggccatggtggctcatgcctgaaatcctagctactcaggaggctgagtgagatctgaggatcgaaattgcaagccagcctgagcaggaaagtttgtggcactcttatttccaataaactacaaaaataagctggaagtagagtttggctctggtggcagagctctagtcctgggggggggggggggggtggaaaattgcaacagtactcaggccctgagttcaagccccagtaccaacacacacacacacacacacacacacacacacaatttcaggCTGGGTAACagtgtggctcacacccataattcttGAAGCTCAGATCTAGTGATTCAAAGGTATCCTGGGAagaaaaagtcag
This sequence is a window from Perognathus longimembris pacificus isolate PPM17 chromosome 17, ASM2315922v1, whole genome shotgun sequence. Protein-coding genes within it:
- the Mfsd6l gene encoding major facilitator superfamily domain-containing protein 6-like gives rise to the protein MSANPQWDVSRALGVARLFHLVCGVRDACVTPFLTLYLRQLGLAAPWVGILMGTKHLVAACWAPLCTFLARSYQKRRMLLIGSLLGSAGASLLMVLVPALDGHLRERPCNGSDSVPATALPRGAAIPGNTTSAREWSSSPPVGALGLPARRRRDAPEAPGLGNGPREDRGARPSGLRGRWVGPIEEARTSTQVPGSRTSEVRDDAWESALEVVNSALALLPLGTVPENPANLSEVEEEAQALGLSLEGLRWTFTLSLGFVVFWELLTAPLEQVADDSLYEYLDFVDATDRYRHLWIWRLLGMSAGVCGITALVGQLDCLPMTNGPRGVVHFYSYSLVSILASLVSIAFPVPISRRPEPSYKTIKALSVIGGDPRLVLLALTVFFIGAVASTVQNFLFWHMKDHGSSELIMGFSVALSLLGELLLHPFKTVLLKKLSRVGVVGLGLGCLAAQLLYYSFLWSWWSVLPVQVLGAISSGALWWGVAASIEEGATPGTERPLGTMFQGHFYGGGCSLGSFVGGFVVMRFNLVVLYRSCCVVLVLWLALFLSIQPRLPKGQKINYSKLLAVEGSDTSDSEQGSERDWLVRAMKEEHCGWKG